In Humulus lupulus chromosome 6, drHumLupu1.1, whole genome shotgun sequence, a single genomic region encodes these proteins:
- the LOC133784555 gene encoding wall-associated receptor kinase-like 9 → MLRISTYLKHMLSRSSNFYCSSNNGTLNSSLDRIYSCRCRYGFRGSAYIQDGCQDINECNDEKIPNPCHGDSTCVNTIGGYRCSYKRKFIFIVGSALGALVLVFGTWRLYKFIKKRKEIKQKKIFFKRNGGLLLEQQIHSSENNVEQTKLFDAKELEKATKFFSIDRVLGQGGQGTVYKGMLEGGKIVAIKKSKIIDEAKLSEFINEVVILTQINHRNVVKLLGCCLETDVPLLVYEFIPNGTLSEYIHERNAGFPFTWSMRLQIATEVAGALSYLHSAASFPIYHQDVKSTNILLDEKLRAKVADFGTSRTISLEQTHLTTVVYGTFGYLDPEYFQTSQFTDKSDVYSFGVILVELLTGKKAISATRSEEGISLATYFIMTMEENSSSLFNILDSQVLKEAPKEEIIVVADLAQRCLHLSGRNRPTMKEVAKELERIQVGDNKDSKGSQHNYEELAYAQPEFIDYSWNASTSSTFYSNASSSSLHQELPLL, encoded by the exons ATGTTACGTATTTCGACATATTTAAAACACATGTTATCCAGATCTAGCAACTTCTACTGCAGCAGCAATAATGGTACTTTAAATTCCTCTCTCGATAGGATATACAGCTGTCGCTGCAGATATGGATTTCGAGGGAGTGCGTACATTCAGGACGGGTGTCAAG ATATTAATGAATGCAATGATGAGAAAATCCCGAATCCATGTCATGGAGACAGTACTTGCGTCAACACAATCGGGGGATATCGTTGTAGTTATAAGCGCAAATTTATCTTTATAG TTGGGAGTGCTCTTGGAGCCTTAGTACTTGTTTTTGGTACATGGAGACTATACAAattcataaagaaaagaaaagaaattaaacagaagaaaatatttttcaaacgaAATGGTGGCCTTTTGTTGGAACAGCAAATACACTCGAGTGAAAACAATGTCGAGCAAACCAAGTTGTTCGATGCAAAAGAGTTAGAGAAGGCAACAAAATTTTTTAGTATAGACAGAGTTCTTGGACAAGGAGGTCAAGGCACTGTGTACAAAGGAATgttggaaggcggaaagattgtCGCGATAAAGAAGTCTAAAATAATTGATGAAGCCAAACTCTCTGAATTCATTAATGAGGTTGTTATTCTTACGCAAATCAATCATAGAAATGTTGTCAAGCTATTGGGATGTTGTTTGGAGACAGATGTTCCACTTCTAGTTTATGAATTTATCCCAAATGGAACACTTTCTGAGTATATTCATGAGAGAAATGCAGGGTTTCCTTTTACATGGAGCATGCGATTACAAATTGCAACTGAAGTTGCAGGAGCTCTTTCATACTTACATTCAGCAGCTTCTTTTCCAATTTATCATCAGGATGttaagtctacaaacatactccTTGATGAAAAATTGAGAGCTAAAGTTGCAGACTTTGGTACATCAAGAACTATTTCCTTAGAGCAAACACACTTGACTACTGTAGTTTATGGCACATTTGGTTATCTAGATCCAGAATATTTTCAAACAAGCCAATTTACAGATAAGAGTGATGTTTATAGTTTTGGAGTGATTCTTGTTGAGCTCTTGACTGGAAAAAAAGCAATATCTGCAACAAGATCAGAGGAAGGAATAAGTTTGGCGACATATTTTATAATGACAATGGAGGAAAATAGCAGTAGTCTGTTCAACATTCTTGATAGTCAAGTTCTCAAAGAAGCGCCAAAAGAAGAGATCATAGTTGTTGCTGATCTTGCACAAAGATGCTTACATTTGAGCGGAAGAAATCGACCTACCATGAAAGAAGTAGCAAAGGAGCTAGAAAGGATACAAGTCGGTGATAATAAAGATTCAAAGGGCAGTCAACATAATTACGAAGAGTTGGCATATGCACAACCTGAATTTATAGACTACTCTTGGAATGCTTCCACGTCATCAACTTTTTATAGTAATGCTTCTAGCTCCTCGTTGCATCAAGAATTACCATTATTATAA